In one Butyrivibrio proteoclasticus B316 genomic region, the following are encoded:
- a CDS encoding U32 family peptidase, which produces MLKRVELLAPAGGYETMVGAFNAGADAVYLGGSKFGARAYADNFDTQQVLDAISYAHLHDKKIYMTVNTLVKEKEIGQVYDFMLPFAENKLDGVIVQDYGVMRLIRDEFPDIELHASTQQTVTGVYGARLLKELGCCRVVPARELSLMEMQAIREKAGVEVEAFIHGAMCYCYSGVCLFSSMVGERSGNRGRCAQPCRLPYQIQGKKGDETYPLSLKDMCTINIIPELIRAGIDSFKIEGRMKRPEYAAGVTSLYRKYIDMYYENPSGGIRVSDEDMEILKGLYLRTGISEGYYHQHNGRNMVTISSPAYNGTSDKVLTMVRDKYLQGEQKIKCTIDAYLTLDEAAVITMTVNKDGEDLVETVTGNDVQAASKRPMDEDAVIKQLNRLGNTPFDAESINVSIEDKGNGNGIFVPASELNELRRLLTEQMLESLSAHSKRQLDNKDAYLTTSVAGSSEELPRKDKKYRQIYAENERKGDYHILVNTRPQLKAVLNSISEYGSKLRIYVDSDLFFSIDEGLAARVMSFAGENAAEFIVALPFVTRQEEFDGCGDILDIINNAASKGFTGILVRNLEQLGFVREHSYRGTVILDYGVYVWNQHAAELLNELNNVDGSFRIDEISVPLELTIHEAKELSKALDARKLMPRTYNIYGRTPMMVSAGCVKKTMDKCSGKLHQFNREETRLIDRMGNVLPVTTNCRNCYNVIWNAHPTSLHKKLDSIRNTELFDHFRIDLTTESMEESALVLGAFLHGDKSAFEAIEQKGYTTGHFKREVE; this is translated from the coding sequence ATGCTAAAGAGAGTAGAATTATTAGCGCCGGCAGGCGGATATGAAACAATGGTAGGTGCATTCAATGCGGGTGCTGATGCCGTTTATCTGGGTGGCTCTAAATTTGGTGCAAGGGCGTATGCTGATAATTTCGATACTCAGCAGGTTCTTGATGCCATCTCTTATGCTCATTTGCATGATAAGAAAATCTATATGACCGTCAATACTCTGGTTAAAGAAAAAGAGATTGGACAGGTTTATGACTTTATGCTTCCTTTTGCAGAAAATAAGCTTGATGGCGTAATTGTCCAGGATTATGGAGTGATGCGACTCATAAGAGATGAGTTCCCTGACATTGAGCTTCATGCCAGTACTCAGCAGACAGTTACAGGCGTATATGGAGCAAGACTTCTCAAAGAGCTGGGCTGTTGCAGAGTAGTACCCGCAAGAGAACTTAGCCTTATGGAGATGCAGGCAATCAGAGAAAAAGCCGGTGTTGAAGTTGAAGCTTTCATCCATGGAGCTATGTGCTATTGCTATTCCGGCGTATGTCTTTTTAGCAGCATGGTTGGTGAGCGCAGCGGTAACAGAGGCAGATGTGCTCAGCCATGCAGGCTTCCATACCAGATACAGGGTAAAAAGGGAGATGAAACCTATCCGCTTAGTCTCAAGGATATGTGTACCATTAACATAATTCCTGAGCTCATCAGAGCAGGAATTGATTCCTTTAAGATAGAAGGCAGGATGAAGAGACCTGAATATGCAGCCGGAGTTACGTCTTTATATCGCAAATATATTGATATGTACTATGAGAATCCTTCCGGAGGTATAAGAGTTTCTGATGAAGACATGGAAATTCTCAAGGGACTGTATCTTAGGACGGGCATTAGTGAAGGTTATTATCATCAGCACAATGGAAGAAATATGGTGACAATCTCATCACCTGCTTATAATGGAACATCTGACAAAGTTCTTACTATGGTAAGAGATAAATATCTGCAGGGCGAGCAGAAGATAAAATGTACTATTGATGCCTACCTTACTCTTGATGAAGCTGCGGTTATTACAATGACAGTCAATAAGGATGGAGAGGATCTTGTTGAAACTGTTACCGGTAATGATGTCCAGGCTGCGTCTAAGAGACCTATGGATGAAGACGCTGTTATAAAGCAGCTTAACAGACTTGGCAACACTCCTTTTGATGCTGAGAGCATAAATGTCAGCATAGAAGATAAGGGCAATGGAAATGGAATTTTTGTTCCTGCAAGTGAACTCAATGAGCTTAGAAGGCTCCTTACAGAGCAGATGCTTGAGAGCTTATCTGCACATTCTAAGAGGCAACTTGATAACAAGGATGCATATCTTACGACTAGTGTAGCAGGATCATCAGAGGAACTTCCAAGGAAAGATAAAAAATATAGACAGATTTATGCAGAAAATGAGCGCAAGGGTGATTATCATATTCTTGTGAATACCAGACCGCAGCTCAAAGCAGTTCTTAACTCTATATCTGAGTATGGTTCCAAACTCAGAATATATGTAGATAGTGACCTTTTCTTTAGTATTGACGAGGGCCTTGCAGCTAGAGTGATGTCTTTTGCCGGGGAGAATGCAGCTGAGTTTATAGTAGCCCTTCCATTTGTTACAAGACAGGAAGAATTTGATGGGTGCGGAGATATACTTGATATCATCAATAATGCTGCTTCCAAGGGCTTTACCGGCATTCTGGTAAGAAATCTTGAGCAGCTTGGTTTTGTAAGAGAGCACTCCTATAGAGGAACTGTTATTCTTGATTATGGCGTTTATGTATGGAATCAGCATGCGGCGGAGCTTTTGAATGAATTGAATAACGTGGATGGCAGCTTTAGAATTGATGAAATATCTGTTCCTCTTGAGCTTACTATTCACGAAGCCAAGGAACTCTCAAAAGCTCTCGATGCTAGAAAACTGATGCCAAGGACTTATAACATTTACGGCAGAACACCTATGATGGTAAGCGCCGGATGTGTCAAGAAGACGATGGATAAATGCAGCGGCAAACTTCATCAGTTTAATCGTGAGGAAACCAGACTGATAGATAGAATGGGGAATGTTCTTCCTGTGACTACTAATTGCAGGAATTGTTA
- the zapA gene encoding cell division protein ZapA has product MASKTDTEVIIGGKVFTLSGYESEEYLQKVASYINNKIAEYNKIDGFKRQPIDTQNVLLQLNIADDYFKSKKQIELMEEQLSEKEKELYDLKHELIATQIKLENTEKNGKNLQNKLDDSSKKIIQLETQIKGTGSKK; this is encoded by the coding sequence ATGGCGTCCAAGACAGATACAGAGGTAATAATCGGGGGAAAAGTTTTTACCTTAAGTGGATACGAGAGTGAGGAATACCTTCAGAAGGTAGCTTCATATATCAATAATAAGATTGCTGAGTATAACAAGATAGATGGGTTCAAGAGACAGCCAATTGATACTCAGAATGTTCTTTTACAGCTTAATATCGCTGATGACTATTTTAAGTCCAAGAAGCAGATAGAGCTTATGGAAGAGCAGCTTTCCGAGAAAGAAAAAGAACTCTATGATCTCAAACATGAGCTTATAGCTACTCAGATCAAACTTGAGAACACTGAGAAGAACGGCAAGAATCTTCAGAATAAGCTTGATGACTCATCAAAGAAGATTATTCAGCTTGAAACTCAGATAAAGGGAACAGGAAGTAAAAAATGA
- the ruvB gene encoding Holliday junction branch migration DNA helicase RuvB, whose protein sequence is MEKRKINTTARGIDTAANQEDARIEGSLRPKRLDNYIGQKKIKESLKIYIEAAKKRGDSLDHLLFYGPPGLGKTTLAGIIAAEMGVNIKITSGPAIEKPGDMAAILNNLQEGDVLFVDEIHRLNRQVEEVLYPAMEDYAIDIMIGKGPTARSIRLDLPHFTLIGATTRAGMLSAPLRDRFGMIHRMEYYDIDELSTIIMQSAGVLGVEVDEKGAVEMARRSRGTPRLANRILKRVRDFAQVKYDGRITEDIAITALDLMDVDKMGLDHTDRNLLMTMIGKFGGGPVGLDTLAAAIGEDSGTIEDVYEPYLIKNGFLNRTPRGRVVTEEAYHHLGLEMPARADI, encoded by the coding sequence ATGGAGAAAAGAAAGATAAATACAACCGCAAGAGGTATTGATACAGCGGCTAATCAGGAAGATGCCAGAATAGAGGGATCACTTCGTCCCAAGCGTCTGGATAATTATATAGGCCAAAAGAAAATAAAAGAGAGTCTCAAGATTTATATTGAGGCTGCCAAGAAGAGGGGAGACAGTCTTGATCATCTTCTCTTTTACGGCCCGCCGGGTCTGGGTAAGACAACTCTTGCAGGCATTATAGCTGCTGAAATGGGTGTTAATATCAAGATTACCAGCGGTCCGGCTATAGAGAAACCCGGAGATATGGCGGCTATCCTTAATAACCTTCAGGAAGGGGATGTCCTGTTTGTAGATGAGATACACAGGCTTAACAGGCAGGTTGAGGAAGTCCTTTATCCGGCAATGGAAGATTATGCTATTGATATCATGATTGGTAAGGGACCTACAGCCAGATCAATAAGGCTTGACCTTCCACATTTTACTCTGATTGGAGCTACAACCAGAGCGGGAATGCTCTCTGCACCTCTCCGCGACAGATTCGGCATGATCCACAGGATGGAATACTACGACATAGATGAATTATCGACAATTATCATGCAGTCAGCAGGCGTACTAGGAGTTGAAGTCGATGAAAAGGGTGCTGTTGAGATGGCAAGGCGCAGCCGTGGTACACCAAGACTTGCCAACAGAATTCTAAAAAGAGTTCGTGATTTTGCCCAGGTTAAATATGATGGCAGGATCACCGAAGACATTGCGATCACAGCGCTTGATCTTATGGATGTCGATAAAATGGGCCTTGATCACACTGACAGAAATCTTTTGATGACAATGATTGGGAAGTTTGGCGGTGGACCTGTCGGACTTGATACTCTTGCTGCTGCGATAGGAGAGGATTCGGGCACTATAGAAGATGTATATGAGCCTTATCTTATCAAGAACGGATTTCTCAACAGGACGCCCAGAGGCCGCGTGGTTACTGAGGAAGCATATCATCATTTGGGGCTTGAAATGCCTGCCCGCGCTGATATATAA
- the ruvA gene encoding Holliday junction branch migration protein RuvA: protein MIAYVNGILENLEDGNAVIDVNGIGYNVNISGSTMDRMPGIGEMVKLYTYTNVKEDAFTLFGFLSRDELNLFKLLITVNGIGPKGGLAILSVMTPDDLRFAILAGDSKSLSKAPGIGKKTAERITLELRDKLKLSEDELLGGTSASAADIGSMDGDNSARDEAVAALVALGYNSSDAMKAVRKVLASSKEAGEDTEILLKLALKEMF from the coding sequence GTGATCGCTTACGTAAATGGAATTCTCGAGAATCTGGAAGATGGCAATGCCGTTATCGATGTGAACGGAATTGGCTATAACGTTAATATTTCAGGATCCACAATGGATAGAATGCCAGGTATTGGAGAAATGGTCAAACTATATACCTACACCAATGTCAAAGAGGACGCATTTACATTGTTCGGATTTCTATCCAGAGATGAACTTAATTTGTTTAAACTTCTGATAACAGTTAATGGTATTGGACCCAAAGGAGGACTTGCCATTTTATCAGTAATGACACCGGATGACCTTAGGTTTGCCATTTTGGCAGGTGACAGTAAGTCTCTTTCCAAGGCACCGGGAATTGGCAAGAAGACTGCGGAGAGAATTACTCTTGAGCTTAGAGACAAGCTTAAACTTTCTGAGGATGAGCTTCTTGGAGGAACCAGTGCCAGTGCTGCTGACATTGGCTCAATGGATGGAGATAACAGTGCCAGAGATGAAGCTGTTGCTGCTCTTGTGGCTCTTGGCTATAATTCTTCAGATGCCATGAAGGCTGTCAGAAAGGTTCTTGCTTCTTCCAAGGAAGCTGGAGAAGATACTGAGATCCTTCTTAAACTTGCACTTAAGGAAATGTTCTGA
- a CDS encoding branched-chain amino acid aminotransferase, with protein MSKKNLDWANIGFSYMVADKRYVSNYKDGKWDDGTLTENSMITISEDAGVLHYAQECFEGLKAYETEDGRIVTFRPDLNAKRMVDSANRLEMPPFPEDRFIKAVEEVVAANKDWVPPYGSGATLYVRPVMFATGNVIGVKPADEYQFRIFVTPVGPYFKGGAKPIVVKISDFDRAAPHGTGNIKAGLNYAMSLHAIVTAHEEGFAENVYLDAESRTYIEETGGANIIFVTKDGGLVVPQSHTDSILPSITRRSIVYVAREILGMKVEERPVKLSEVPEFVEMGLCGTAAVISPVGKINDHGKEICFASGMDDMGPVMKKLYDTLTGIQMGTVPAPEGWIHEIK; from the coding sequence ATGAGTAAAAAGAATTTGGACTGGGCCAATATTGGTTTTAGCTACATGGTTGCAGACAAGCGCTATGTTTCTAATTACAAGGATGGTAAGTGGGATGATGGAACACTTACAGAGAATTCGATGATAACAATTAGTGAGGATGCGGGTGTTCTTCACTATGCGCAGGAATGCTTTGAAGGATTAAAGGCTTATGAAACAGAGGATGGCAGAATTGTTACATTCAGACCTGATCTCAATGCCAAGAGAATGGTTGATTCAGCCAACAGACTTGAGATGCCTCCTTTTCCTGAAGATAGATTTATCAAGGCTGTTGAGGAAGTTGTTGCTGCCAATAAGGATTGGGTTCCTCCATACGGAAGCGGTGCTACTCTTTATGTAAGACCAGTTATGTTTGCAACAGGCAATGTTATCGGTGTTAAGCCAGCTGATGAATATCAGTTCAGGATTTTTGTAACACCTGTTGGACCTTACTTTAAAGGCGGCGCTAAGCCTATAGTAGTTAAGATATCTGATTTTGACAGAGCTGCTCCTCACGGAACAGGCAATATCAAAGCAGGTCTTAACTATGCGATGAGTCTTCATGCTATTGTTACTGCTCATGAAGAAGGCTTTGCTGAGAATGTATACCTTGATGCTGAGTCTCGTACATACATCGAAGAGACTGGCGGAGCAAATATCATATTTGTTACCAAGGACGGAGGGCTTGTTGTACCTCAGTCACACACAGATTCAATCCTTCCTTCTATTACCAGAAGATCGATCGTTTATGTTGCAAGAGAAATCCTTGGCATGAAGGTTGAGGAGAGACCTGTTAAACTTTCAGAAGTACCGGAATTTGTAGAAATGGGTCTCTGCGGAACTGCTGCTGTTATCAGCCCTGTAGGAAAGATAAATGATCACGGCAAGGAAATATGCTTTGCAAGTGGAATGGATGATATGGGACCTGTAATGAAGAAACTCTATGATACTCTTACAGGTATTCAGATGGGTACAGTTCCAGCACCTGAGGGATGGATACACGAAATCAAATAA
- a CDS encoding AI-2E family transporter encodes MKMKPEKNQVTWGITIFVMCVCLMLAYYVIFDGKTIAKNLGNIVDSLSGIIIGIVLAFILIPLMEGIEHRILIPIYKKRGIDVSMAISADKKKRSQMRKISILITMAIFLFMAYSLFRVIIPQLVSSIREIANNLPIYIKNVDDYSNLFLANNPELQQIIDSQLDNYYETLSSYLTQKLLPLLPGNVNTIVRYASRSFISGIKIVFDLVVGFIVAIYVLNSKERFTTRGKKMAYAVLKEDAANELISGFRFVNYTFQGFIGGKLVDSLIIGVICYIGCMMLKIPYPVLISVIVGVTNIIPFFGPYIGGGMGALILVLISPVKALVFLIFVIVLQQFDGNILGPTILGNSTGLSSFWVIFAITLFGGLWGVVGWLVGVPIFAVFYALVSRITNVLLTRRGLSVQTNEYTDLAYIENGEYKLLSDKNNTKHNARKNTSAFKKLFHFNLNVKKNNKKSNDTKK; translated from the coding sequence ATGAAGATGAAGCCTGAGAAAAACCAAGTAACCTGGGGAATTACCATTTTTGTTATGTGTGTATGCCTCATGCTGGCTTACTATGTAATTTTTGATGGTAAAACGATAGCCAAAAATCTTGGTAATATAGTTGATTCTTTATCAGGAATCATTATAGGAATTGTCCTTGCCTTTATCCTGATTCCGCTTATGGAAGGAATAGAACACCGTATTCTTATTCCTATTTATAAAAAGCGTGGAATTGATGTTTCCATGGCAATAAGTGCAGATAAGAAAAAGAGATCTCAGATGCGTAAGATTTCTATTCTTATAACGATGGCTATTTTTCTTTTTATGGCTTATAGCCTATTTAGGGTCATTATTCCTCAGCTTGTGAGCAGCATACGTGAAATCGCTAATAATCTGCCAATATATATCAAAAATGTTGATGATTATTCTAATTTATTTTTGGCTAATAATCCTGAACTTCAGCAGATAATTGATTCACAGCTTGATAACTACTACGAGACTCTTAGCAGCTACCTGACCCAGAAACTCCTTCCGCTTCTTCCGGGAAACGTCAACACTATCGTGAGATATGCTTCCAGAAGCTTTATTTCAGGTATCAAGATTGTCTTTGACCTTGTAGTTGGCTTTATTGTTGCTATATACGTACTTAATTCCAAGGAACGTTTTACTACAAGAGGCAAAAAGATGGCTTACGCTGTCCTCAAAGAAGATGCTGCTAACGAACTGATAAGTGGCTTTAGATTTGTGAACTATACTTTTCAGGGCTTTATAGGCGGCAAACTTGTCGATTCTCTTATAATAGGAGTTATTTGTTATATAGGCTGCATGATGCTCAAGATACCATATCCTGTGCTGATTTCAGTTATTGTAGGAGTGACCAATATTATCCCATTTTTTGGTCCATATATCGGAGGCGGAATGGGAGCTCTTATCCTTGTGCTGATAAGCCCTGTGAAAGCATTGGTATTCCTTATTTTTGTAATTGTCCTGCAGCAGTTTGACGGCAATATCCTTGGACCTACTATCCTTGGAAACTCCACCGGACTTTCAAGCTTTTGGGTTATTTTCGCAATTACTTTATTTGGTGGATTGTGGGGAGTTGTTGGATGGCTTGTCGGAGTCCCGATTTTTGCTGTATTCTATGCGCTTGTTTCAAGAATTACAAATGTTCTTTTGACCAGGCGGGGACTCTCTGTTCAGACTAACGAATATACTGATCTGGCCTACATAGAAAATGGAGAGTACAAGCTTCTTAGTGACAAGAATAATACCAAGCACAATGCCAGAAAGAATACCTCTGCGTTTAAAAAGCTGTTTCATTTTAATCTTAATGTGAAGAAAAACAATAAGAAATCAAATGATACCAAGAAGTAA
- a CDS encoding Mrp/NBP35 family ATP-binding protein, which translates to MANGHGKKPEDFKKQMEENFKVAPSEFSHVKKVIGIVSGKGGVGKSLVTGLSASAMNKKGYKTAIMDADITGPSIPKMFGIGKANYADENQLLIPASSEGGIKIMSLNMLMENETDPVVWRGPVIAGIVKQFWSDVNWGDVDFMFVDMPPGTGDVPLTVFQSLPVDGIIVVSTPQELVEMIVEKAINMANMMNIPVLGVVENMSYMKCPHCGEPINIFGESGIEKYAASKGLDILGRIPLDPAVAGLCDAGKAEDIENEYMDSLVYVLEGLLEDKE; encoded by the coding sequence ATGGCAAATGGACACGGAAAGAAACCGGAAGATTTTAAAAAGCAGATGGAGGAGAACTTTAAAGTTGCGCCATCTGAGTTTTCTCATGTTAAAAAAGTAATTGGAATTGTCAGTGGTAAAGGCGGTGTAGGAAAGAGCCTTGTAACAGGTCTTTCTGCCAGTGCTATGAACAAAAAGGGATATAAGACAGCTATTATGGATGCTGATATTACAGGCCCTTCAATACCTAAAATGTTTGGTATCGGTAAGGCAAATTATGCTGATGAAAATCAGCTTCTGATTCCTGCAAGTTCTGAGGGTGGTATTAAGATCATGTCTCTTAATATGCTCATGGAAAATGAAACAGATCCTGTAGTATGGAGAGGCCCTGTTATTGCAGGCATTGTTAAGCAGTTTTGGTCAGATGTTAACTGGGGAGATGTTGATTTTATGTTTGTAGATATGCCTCCGGGAACAGGTGATGTACCGCTTACAGTATTCCAGTCACTGCCTGTTGATGGAATTATTGTAGTTTCTACACCACAGGAACTGGTTGAGATGATCGTAGAAAAGGCTATCAATATGGCTAATATGATGAATATACCTGTGCTCGGCGTAGTTGAGAACATGAGCTATATGAAGTGTCCTCACTGCGGTGAACCTATTAATATTTTTGGCGAGAGCGGAATAGAGAAATATGCTGCTTCCAAAGGTCTTGATATTCTTGGCAGAATCCCGCTTGATCCAGCTGTGGCAGGGCTTTGTGATGCCGGTAAGGCTGAAGATATTGAGAATGAGTATATGGACAGCCTTGTATATGTTCTTGAAGGCCTTCTTGAGGATAAAGAATAA
- a CDS encoding glycosyltransferase family 2 protein — MNRLFCVIPCYNEQEVLPETSKRLQEKMETLIRKGKISEDSRVVFVNDGSKDNTWKMIQRLHEENPLFQGINLSKNMGHQNALLAGLLTAKDVCDAAISMDADLQDDINAIDEMVDKFLEGADVVYGVRSKRATDTFFKRFTAESYYKLVNALGAKTVYNHADFRLMSRRALLGLAEFGEVNLFLRGIVPMVGYNTEIVYYERAERFAGESKYPLKKMLSFAVEGITSLSTKPIKMITGLGIFIFFVSIAVLIYSLVRYFTGHTITGWTTTVISVWAIGGLMMISLGVIGEYVGKIYLETKNRPRFIIESYIADEQDEAVFKDNEHR, encoded by the coding sequence ATGAACAGGTTGTTCTGCGTTATTCCCTGCTACAATGAGCAGGAAGTCTTGCCTGAGACGTCTAAGAGGCTCCAAGAGAAAATGGAGACTCTCATCAGAAAGGGTAAGATTTCAGAGGATAGCAGAGTCGTTTTTGTAAATGATGGATCCAAGGATAATACCTGGAAGATGATTCAAAGGTTGCACGAAGAGAATCCTCTTTTTCAGGGTATCAATTTATCCAAAAACATGGGACATCAGAATGCGCTTCTGGCTGGGCTTTTAACAGCAAAGGATGTTTGTGATGCAGCAATATCAATGGATGCTGATCTTCAGGATGACATTAATGCTATTGATGAAATGGTAGATAAATTTCTTGAGGGTGCGGATGTTGTATATGGTGTTCGCTCCAAGAGAGCTACAGATACTTTCTTTAAGAGGTTTACAGCAGAGAGCTACTATAAATTGGTTAATGCGCTAGGCGCCAAGACTGTTTATAATCACGCTGACTTCAGACTTATGAGTAGGCGCGCTCTTTTAGGACTTGCAGAGTTTGGGGAGGTTAATCTTTTCCTCAGGGGTATTGTACCGATGGTAGGCTACAATACAGAGATTGTCTATTATGAAAGGGCAGAGCGTTTTGCCGGAGAGAGTAAATATCCTCTCAAGAAGATGCTGAGCTTTGCGGTAGAGGGCATAACAAGCCTTAGTACCAAACCAATCAAGATGATAACAGGACTTGGTATATTCATATTCTTCGTGAGCATAGCGGTTCTGATATATAGTCTGGTGAGATATTTTACAGGCCATACCATTACAGGATGGACAACTACGGTGATCTCTGTATGGGCTATTGGCGGCCTTATGATGATTTCTCTTGGAGTTATCGGCGAGTACGTCGGTAAGATCTATCTTGAGACCAAGAACAGACCTAGATTTATAATTGAATCTTATATAGCTGATGAACAGGATGAGGCTGTATTTAAAGATAACGAGCACAGGTAA
- the leuD gene encoding 3-isopropylmalate dehydratase small subunit — MKAAKGTVFRYGDNVDTDVIIPARYLNSTDAGELAAHCMEDIDKDFAKKVKAGDIIVADKNFGCGSSREHAPIAIKASGVSCVIARSFARIFYRNSINIGLPIIECEEAADAIKAGDVVSIDFDSGIITDETTGKSFQGQAFPPFMQKIIDSEGLINYINAKD, encoded by the coding sequence ATGAAAGCTGCTAAAGGAACAGTTTTTAGATATGGGGACAATGTAGATACAGATGTTATCATTCCTGCCAGATATCTCAACAGCACAGATGCAGGTGAGCTTGCTGCTCATTGCATGGAGGATATAGACAAAGACTTTGCTAAAAAAGTTAAGGCAGGGGACATTATTGTTGCAGATAAAAACTTTGGATGCGGTTCATCCAGAGAACATGCACCTATAGCAATCAAGGCCAGTGGTGTCAGCTGCGTTATCGCAAGGAGTTTTGCAAGAATCTTTTACAGGAACAGTATCAATATAGGACTTCCTATAATTGAATGTGAAGAGGCTGCAGATGCTATCAAGGCAGGAGATGTAGTCAGTATTGATTTTGACAGTGGCATAATTACTGATGAAACAACCGGGAAGAGCTTCCAGGGACAGGCGTTTCCTCCTTTCATGCAGAAGATAATTGATTCTGAAGGCTTAATCAATTATATTAATGCTAAGGATTAA
- the leuC gene encoding 3-isopropylmalate dehydratase large subunit produces MSKMTMSQKILAAHAGLTEVHAGQLIEADLDLVLGNDITSPVAIKELQKFTKEGVFDKDKIALVPDHFVPNKDIKSAENCKCVREFAIKNKITNYFEVGKMGIEHALLPEQGLTVAGDLIIGADSHTCTYGALGAFSTGIGSTDMAAGMATGKAWFKVPSAIKFNIIGKPSKWVSGKDVILHIIGLIGVDGALYKSMEFVGEGIKNLSMDDRFTIANMAIEAGGKNGIFPVDDIAMTYMKEHAPNRQFTVYEADENAEYDEEYTIDLSALTPTVAFPHLPENTHTFDDIEDIKIDQVVIGSCTNGRIDDLRIAAEVLTDHRVADGVRCIVIPATQKIYLQAMEEGLIKTFIEAGAIVSTPTCGPCLGGYMGVLASGERCVSTTNRNFVGRMGAIDSEIYLASPAVAAASAATGKISQPSELGL; encoded by the coding sequence ATGAGCAAGATGACCATGAGCCAAAAGATTCTGGCAGCCCACGCAGGGCTTACAGAAGTGCATGCCGGACAGCTTATCGAGGCTGATCTTGATCTGGTGTTGGGGAATGATATCACCAGTCCGGTAGCTATCAAGGAGTTACAGAAATTTACCAAAGAAGGAGTTTTTGACAAAGACAAGATTGCGCTTGTTCCGGATCATTTCGTTCCTAATAAGGATATTAAGTCTGCCGAAAACTGCAAATGTGTAAGAGAATTTGCAATCAAGAACAAGATAACCAATTATTTTGAAGTAGGTAAGATGGGAATTGAGCATGCTCTTTTACCGGAGCAGGGGCTTACTGTTGCAGGAGATCTGATAATTGGCGCGGATTCTCATACCTGTACTTATGGCGCACTTGGAGCTTTTTCTACTGGAATCGGTTCAACTGATATGGCTGCAGGAATGGCTACCGGTAAGGCCTGGTTCAAGGTTCCTTCAGCTATAAAGTTCAATATTATTGGCAAGCCATCTAAGTGGGTAAGTGGGAAAGACGTTATCCTTCATATTATTGGACTGATTGGAGTTGACGGAGCTCTTTATAAGTCTATGGAATTTGTTGGAGAAGGCATCAAAAACCTTTCTATGGATGATAGATTCACTATTGCTAATATGGCTATAGAAGCAGGTGGCAAAAATGGCATTTTCCCTGTAGATGATATCGCTATGACATACATGAAAGAGCATGCCCCTAATAGGCAGTTTACTGTTTATGAGGCTGATGAGAATGCTGAGTATGATGAGGAGTATACTATTGATCTTAGTGCTCTTACTCCAACAGTTGCATTTCCACATCTTCCTGAGAATACTCATACTTTTGATGATATAGAAGATATTAAGATCGATCAGGTTGTGATCGGATCCTGTACTAACGGAAGAATCGACGATCTCAGAATTGCTGCGGAGGTTCTTACAGATCACCGCGTTGCCGATGGAGTTAGATGCATCGTAATTCCTGCTACTCAGAAGATTTATCTTCAGGCTATGGAAGAAGGACTTATTAAGACATTTATTGAAGCCGGAGCTATTGTTTCCACACCTACATGCGGACCTTGCCTTGGCGGTTATATGGGAGTTCTTGCTTCCGGGGAGAGATGCGTATCTACTACGAACAGAAACTTTGTAGGCAGAATGGGTGCTATAGATTCTGAAATCTATCTTGCATCTCCGGCTGTTGCTGCTGCAAGTGCTGCAACCGGCAAGATTTCACAGCCTTCAGAGTTGGGCTTGTAA